Proteins found in one Quercus robur chromosome 2, dhQueRobu3.1, whole genome shotgun sequence genomic segment:
- the LOC126715000 gene encoding uncharacterized protein LOC126715000 yields the protein MAVDLSGPGLPSEKVDGSKSLYACVSVCKGYPSYIIYSIKLSQLLPSEYISKSKGCGSSSDSDSVTLCSLPPTSTLTPISYPTISGSNSSSSSKEQEGCNSYSELKWNKFATLGGNGLPDAMNCCVMGSKIILAGGLLIFPDMSSEYSTWIFTLETNPALDPKPEFQNINKKKKKNRKNNFSVKPLSAGKSDPLLVEIEGRLYALAGIPLEPFEELPSPAFEVFDPSTQQWSPLPPPPFFNRNQTCCFAPWHDDARACFDYVVMDSRISVCGTFSVGYTFDIPTKKWFHCLYFGMSPSPFPFAGMGLMIKLSGRGHKAIIGHDQLDNCLRAYFLHCTYGHCQSVPIPVDIPPEFSYCRPNFVHLGDGIICVVMAIVVAEFEELRIFVATFQVSRVNRRSIYLDLWEKWVTYDLDGHDDADVDDTIANRCKFIRFKILNTHLSVYKSKPSKYKIVSDCIGAYLL from the coding sequence ATGGCGGTGGATTTGTCCGGACCTGGACTGCCATCAGAGAAAGTAGATGGTAGCAAGTCTCTGTACGCGTGTGTCTCTGTTTGCAAAGGCTACCCTTCTTATATTATCTATTCTATCAAATTGAGCCAACTTCTACCATCTGAATACATATCCAAATCCAAAGGCTGCGGCAGCTCCAGCGACAGTGACAGTGTCACCCTTTGCAGCTTACCACCCACTTCAACATTAACCCCAATTTCATACCCAACCATCTCCGGTTCTAATTCTAGTTCCAGTTCCAAGGAACAAGAAGGATGCAATTCATATTCAGAATTAAAATGGAATAAATTCGCAACTCTTGGGGGTAATGGTCTCCCCGACGCTATGAATTGCTGTGTTATGGGCTCCAAAATTATTCTCGCCGGTGGCTTATTAATCTTTCCTGACATGAGTTCTGAATATAGCACTTGGATTTTCACCTTGGAAACCAACCCAGCTCTGGATCCCAAGCCTGAATTCCAGAAcataaacaagaagaagaagaagaacaggaaaaacaatttttctgTGAAACCTCTAAGCGCTGGCAAATCTGACCCCCTATTGGTGGAAATTGAGGGCAGGCTCTATGCCCTCGCTGGCATTCCCCTTGAGCCCTTTGAGGAGTTGCCCAGCCCTGCTTTTGAGGTATTTGACCCATCCACCCAACAGTGGTCACCTCTCCCTCCCCCTCCATTTTTCAACCGTAATCAAACTTGCTGTTTTGCCCCATGGCACGACGATGCTCGTGCTTGCTTCGATTATGTAGTGATGGACTCTAGGATCTCTGTTTGTGGTACTTTTAGTGTGGGATACACCTTCGACATACCCACCAAAAAATGGTTTCACTGTTTATACTTTGGTATGAGTCCGAGTCCATTTCCATTTGCGGGCATGggtctaatgataaaattaAGTGGCCGTGGACATAAGGCCATCATTGGCCATGATCAACTCGACAACTGCTTGCGTGCCTACTTCCTGCATTGTACTTATGGTCATTGTCAATCTGTTCCTATACCTGTTGACATCCCTCCTGAATTTTCCTATTGCCGTCCTAATTTTGTTCATCTAGGGGACGGGATTATCTGTGTTGTTATGGCTATTGTTGTGGCTGAGTTTGAGGAGTTGCGTATCTTTGTTGCCACTTTTCAAGTTTCAAGAGTTAATCGACGGAGTATTTATCTTGACTTGTGGGAAAAGTGGGTTACATATGATCTCGACGGCCATGATGACGCCGATGTAGATGACACTATAGCAAATCGTTGCAAATTCATTCGCTTCAAAATCCTCAATACTCATCTCTCTGTATACAAGTCAAAGCCATCCAAATACAAAATTGTCTCTGACTGCATCGGCGCCTATCTCCTGTAA
- the LOC126715002 gene encoding dihydroneopterin aldolase 2-like encodes MENVAIVKGDKLILRGLKFHGYHGVKPEERKLGQKFLVDVDAWLDLQPAGKSDCLSDTVSYTDIYRIVKEVVEGPAHNLLESVAQLIASTTFTKHPQISAVRVVVGKPHVAVPGSVDYLGVEILRYRSVDASN; translated from the exons ATGGAGAATGTTGCAATAGTGAAGGGAGACAAACTCATATTAAGGGGTTTGAAGTTCCATGGATATCATGGGGTGAAGCCAGAAGAAAGGAAGCTGGGTCAGAAATTCTTGGTGGATGTTGATGCCTGGTTGGACCTTCAGCCAGCTGGTAAATCTGATTGCTTGTCAGATACTGTTAGTTATACTGATATTTACCG AATAGTTAAAGAAGTTGTGGAAGGGCCTGCACACAATCTTCTAGAGTCAGTGGCTCAACTCATTGCATCTACCACTTTCACAAAGCACCCCCAGATATCTGCTGTTCGTGTAGTAGTCGGAAAGCCTCATGTTGCAGTTCCTGGTTCTGTTGACTACTTGGGCGTTGAGATTCTCAGATACAGAAGTGTAGATGCATCAAACTGA